The nucleotide sequence GAGGTCCAGTAGCTTTTTCTCTCATGATTAACAGAGATATCCTCAAAGTTGGTTGAGCTTAAAGAAGACCGGTTCTCAATTTTCAAACCGGCATCTTTCGGAAGTAAAAGCTCCAGTCTGGAGACATCTGAATCTATCTTAACCTTCAGGTTCCTGGATTTATTTCCTAATTTGATTTTGAGGGAGCTGGCATCCAGGTTCACTGATAAATTCTCCAGAATCAATCCGGAGAAATCAAGGTCTCCATTCATCACCGAGTTCTCGATCTCCAGGTCCCAGGGGATTTTATCAGAAAGAAAAACGTCCCACTGGTGCCTGCTCTTGATTCCGGGCTTAAACCAACCCCTCCAGAAATGGTCCTGGTCCTTTATCTCCAGCCTGACTATACTGTCTTTATCAGAGTAGTTGTAAAAACAGAGGGGCACTCTCCTCCAGTAGTCCAGTTCAGCCAGAGCCAGCTTATCCTGGCTGGCATTGGTTTTCAGGGTACCAGCCTTGAAATCGAAGGTCGCGAACCCTTTTTTGACAGCAGGTACCATTTCTTTTTCCCATCGAAATCTCTTACCCTCGTAAGTAATGTTGTCTCTCTCGTTATTATAAAAGTAATAAGCCGGACCCAGAATCGCAATCAGGAGTAAAATTGGAGAAAGGTATGCTAAGAAGCTCAAAGAGGTTCTGGCAAAGATTTTTTCTATCCCGATGGCAATTAGCAGGACCGGCCATAGAGATAAAATGGAAACCCAAACTGACCAGTCGACGTAATCCAGGTTGTTCAAAAGTAAAACTATGCCGACTGAAAGCAAGATGACCCCATTCCTTATTCTGGAAACTGTCATATTTCCTCCTGTCAAACTGGTTCTAGATTTAAGCCCGGATCAAAAGGAAAAGCCCCAGGATTATAAGGATCACCGGCCAGATGAAATGAAAGTGGAACCAGGGGATGAAATTATTAAGCAAAAACAGGATGCCTACCCCGATGAGAATTAAGCCTGGTAAATATTTTTTTGTCTCAGACTCTTTCTGGCTCACGGTCTCACCCTCAACTGCCTCTGCCCGGGGCATGATTATCCAGGCGATAAGATAAAGGATTATCCCAATCCCTTCAGCAAAGATCAAAAGGACTGCAAACAGGCGGACTATGGTAGGGTCAATATTCAGATATTCCCCTATGCCGCCGCAGACCCCAGCGATCGTCGAATTTTTTGTGGAACGATAAAGTTTTTTGTCCATCTCTACCTCTTTTTTTCTTCCTAATACGAGCCTGTTAGCTCCTCGGTTTCATTTCTTTTCCGCCTCCCCGGTCATAGGCACAAACCGGACCGGGATGACGTTTTCCTTTTTAATACCTTTTTCAGTTTTGGTAACCAGGATAAGCTCCTGAAAAAGCTCTCCCACCGGGATAACCAATCTTCCTCCAATCTTCAACTGGTCAACCAGAGGCTGAGGGATATGATCAGGAGCGGCAGTTACGATTATCCCGTCAAATGGGGAATGCTCTTTCCATCCCTGGTAACCATCCCCGCACTTGACTGTGATATTCTTATATTCTAATTCCTTCAGAGTACTTTCAGCCTTTTCAGCCAGGAGGCAGATAATCTCAATACTGTAAACCTCTTTTGCGATCTCAGCCAGGATGGCTGCCTGATAACCAGAGCCGGTTCCTATTTCCAAAACCTTTTCTTCTCCTTTTAAGCCTAAAAGCTCGGTCATCAGGGCAACTATGTAAGGCTGGGAAATGGTCTGCCCTTCTCCGATAGGTAAAGGCTCATCTGCATATGCTTCTTCCTGATAGCTCTTAGGGACAAAAAGATGCCTGGGCACCTTTCTCATCGCTTTTAAAACCAAAGGGTCTTTGACTCCCCGGCTTTCGATCTGGGTTTTTACCATCCAGTCCCTTTTCTCCTGCATCCTCAGGGAATCTGACTGAGCATTATTCTCCATAGAAGAGTCCTTTTCCTCAGTTTTCCCGCAGCTAAACACAAGAAACATGAGGATTACAAGTAATACCTGCCATTTCATCTTTCCACCTGAAAACTATTGGAATCTCCTTTGAGGAAAATAAAAATCAAAATATAGGCTTTGTCAATAGATATTTAAGAATAAGGGATCGAGGATTAAGGGGTCAAGGGTTCAAGGAAAGAAAAGAAGAAAAAATGCTGAGCAATAAGATGGGTGGGGTTGATTTTAAGATAGGGGCGAGGTTTCCACGCCCCTTGGAGTTTGTCAGATTTTGGGCGGGGTAACCCCGCCTCAACGATTTCACTATAACTGGTTCAGAATTTCAGTTTTCTCTTCACCAAGTTCTGAAATTTCAATCATCTTATCCTTGTGTACGAAAATAACCCTCTCGCCTAAAGAGAGATACTTCTCGAATTCCGGAAATCTTTTAGCTAACTCGAAATAGGCCGGGCTGAATCTCTGAATTTTTATAATCTTAAGTGTACTGTCATATTGACTATCCACCCAAAGGTTACCTTCTTTAAAGAAAGTCTTGTTTCCTGCCTGGATTATCTGAGACACCTTTCTATCTTTACCTGAATGGTCAATATATGCTTCCGGAGCCTTCAAGGCGCTTTGCATCCCGAGCAGATTCTTGGATTGATAAACCGCACCTGATCCGGTCTCAGTACGTAGAGCAGCGGTTACACCCTTCTTGATTATCGGCCTCTCAGCTGTGACCGTTATCGGGCGATCTGCATCTACCAGAAAAGAAGTATATTGGGTTATTATGCCATATCTCTTGGAGAGGCGGACAATTTCGTCGATTAATTCTGTGCTTTGGCCGTAAAGTCTCATCTGATCAACCAAATATCCGATTCTCCTGGTTGCCCAGAGCCGGGGGATGAAGCTATTTTTTTCCTCAGGTGAAAAGTTTACCTGATAGGAGTAGGTCTGCTTTTTTTCACCAGCATATCCGCTTAAAAAGGCTGAGGAACTTCCTTCTCCTTCATATTTTCCCAAAACCAGCACCTGAGAGCCGCTGAATAGGTCAGGCAATTCCTTTGGATAAAGTTCAAAGGTTTTAACTCCTGGGAACTTCAGACTTAACTCCGATAGTATAGGATTTGAGATCTTTTTAAAGAAATTGGATACTTTTACCTCGATGTCTTCGTTCGGAGTCACATAATCAGAAGTGGCATGATTTTCCTGAGCCAGTCTGTCCAGAAAATGAGTGTTCACATCGAAGCCCACGCCGAAGACAAAAATTCTGTTGGAGATATTTCTCTCTTTCACATTCTCCAGTATCCTCTTGATGTCTGTTAATCCAACAGTGGGCAAGCCATCAGTCAGAAATACGATATATGAAGTTTTGTCTTCAGGGTTTAAGTTTTTCAGACCTTCCAAAAGGGCAGAATTGATATCTGTTCCTCCGTCCGCTTCGCAATTCCGGATGAACTTTATGCCGGAATTAATATTCTCCCTCGTAGCTGGCAGAAGTCTTTCCCTGAAAGGCTTGACCTGGTCATCGAAATCAATCAGATTAAAGCTGTCTCCGGGATTCAGGCTGTTCAAGCAGAATATCAAGGCGTTCTTAGCCTGTTCTATCTTCTTACCCTGCATACTGCCTGAAGTATCCAGAATAAAGACTACTCTTTTTCTGATGAACCTGTCAGGTCTCTGGATTTTGGGAGAGAAAAGAGCCATAAAGAAGTTCCCTTCTTTTTTATCCTGATAACTCAAGAGATTGAAGCCCACTTCCTTATCTGACAGCGAGTAATAGAGGACAAAATCCTTATTCGGTCTGGCGTTCTCCTCAAAATAGGAGACTTTTACCCTGTGGTCGCTTTCTTTATCAATTTTTATATCCTGAGTCGGAGAGTAGACATTCTTAATCGGAATATCTGAATTGATGACCAGATCGATTTGCACATTTTCCAGAGGGTTCTGGGAGAATTTCTCAGTAGAGAGAGAATATTTATATTCGCAGAGGTTATTTTCAGATTTCAAAACCTGAGAGTATCCTAATTTTATCCTGGTCTCGCCGTGAGCAGGTATGGGATAGACCCGTGCCCTGAACATCCCCTGATTATAATACTCCAACAGAGCCGGGTCTTTTCTTCTCCGAACTATATCCTCATAGATTCTCCTCGCTCTGTCTCTGTCCAGAATCTCACCTTTCAGTTCCTCACCTCCTATAAACATCGAGAATTTGGAAATAGAGGCATCGAGAGGCAACGGAAAGATGTAGGTTCCTTCAAGGTCGCGAGGATAATCATTTCTAAAAACCTGATCAACTGTGGTCTGAGCCACCTGGTTATCGATTTTGATTTCTACGTGATGATATTTGATCGAGAGGTAGGGCGGGAGTGGCTCATCCGGATGACGAGGAATCGGGACGATAAAGCCATCCGCTAAGGTTTTGGAGTAAAGAATGAGGAAGATGCTGAGTATAAGGCTTAGTTTTTTTCATAATTCCCTCCTGGTTAAAGGTTTTCTAATTTCTCTACAAATCAAGGAAAGAATTATTCTCGAATTTTTTTATTTTTTCTTTAGAGCCTCTAATTCAAAGATGTTTTTAGTCAGCTCATCCTTCATCTTCTGGTCAGTTACCGAGTCCTTATATTGATTCAGTAGTTTTATCCCTGCCTGACGTAAGGGCTCATCGCTTGTCTTCAGGAAAAGAAGCTCATAAGCAACTTTAATCTGCGAAAAACCTTCAGGAGTCCATTCTGATACAGGCTTCTTTTCAAAATATTCTTTCCAGGAAGAAATTACCTTTTTTAATGTATCTGCTTCTACCAGTGTATCTTTGTCAGTTAAAGCACGCACCCACTCCGTATCGACCTTATAATATCTTACGCTTTCGGCTGGGTATAACCCCTCATCCCTTTTCGCCGCCGCAGGGGCTCGAAGTGTGGTTGTTACTGCAGTGCGTTTATCTTCTGGCGACTTCTGAACATAAAGGATGGTTTCTGGTAAGCTTGGAGGCTTCATAGCCATTTCTGCTTGATTAACAGTCCTTAAATTTGCTGTGACTCCTTTTTCAATTTTCGGTCTTTCAGCAGTGACAGTTATACTTTTCTTGAGTTCCGAAGTTTTACTTTCTCCAGCTCCCTTTTCTTTTTCCCCCTGAGCTTTCTCTCCGGCCAAAGAAATCACAGATTCAGATGGAGCTTGTAACTCAGCGTTTTTTTCTGCCTGCACAGACGATATGGATTCAGAAGGAGTGGAAATCTGCAAAGCTTTCTGTTCAGCGATGGGAGGCTTTGGCTTGACGAAAGTGGTTTCCTTGGCAGGCTTTTTAGTCTGGAGAGATTCCTTTACAGCCGGGGTCTGTAACTCAGGCTTCTGCTGAACTGGAATAGATAAAGCCTTTTCTATTCTTTCAGATCTGACCCGCTCTAATTCTTTTCCTTTGTAATCCCAGTAGAGCTTTCCGATTATGAAGACTAAAAGGATCGAGGCGATTCCAGCGGCGATTCTCAATTTTACCGGCGAGTAGAAGAAAAAAGATTCCCATCCAGATTTGAGCCTTGACCAGATAGATTTTCTCCTTCTGAGGATTATCTCATTCCTTACTCTTTCAGCAAAGGTTTTCCAGTAATCAGGGGAAAGCTCTGGCAGTCTTACACCCTTAGCACTTTCTTCAAGCTTTTTAAGTTCCTGCAGTTTTGCCGCGCAGTTTTGACAGGTCAAAAGATGCTCCTCTATCTCTTTTGATTCTCCCGCATCTAATTCCCCATCAAAATAAAGATGAATTAGCTTGTCAAAATCCTTACACTTCAATTTTCCCACCTTCTTTCATAGATAACCTTTTAAACTCTTTTGCAGTCTTTCTCTTGCCCGGAAGAGCCGGGACATCACAGTCCCTTTGGAGATTTTCAGGGTATTGGCGATTTCCTCATAACTTAATTCCTCATACGTTTTGAGGATAAAGACCGCCCTGAATTCAGCTGGCAGGTGATCTATCTCGTTTTCTATTTTTCTGGCCAGCTCATCCCTGACTAACTGCTCTGAGGCATCGGCTTTCCCCGTATCCTCTACAAGCTCCAAGGAGCCCTGGGGTAGCTGGCTTTCTGAGATGGTGAATTTCTGTCTTTTGAGATAGTTTATAGTCAGATTCATACAAATCTTATAAACCCAGGCGCAAAAGCTATGACCCTCCTTAAAAGACTTAAGAGAATAAAATGCCTTGATAAAAGATTCCTGAGCCAGATCATCTGCCGCCTCATGCGATCTGGTCATCCGCAAAGCCAGATAATAGAACTTCTTCTGGTATCTTTCTACCAGCCTTTCAAAGGAATAGATATCCCCCTTTTTCGCCCTGGCAATGAGCTTATCCTCAGTCTCCTCAGCTCCGGTTTTGAATTTTTTCTCCACCATCCGGACTTCCATCAACTTAAATACACTTCGAGATGGGAAAAATTCCCGATTTTCCTGAATTTATATTTTATTTCGGTATAGATATTTCAAGGTTTATAAACGGCACAGTTCATAGACTAAAAGCTCAAGCAAAAGCTTTTCCGGCATCTTGCCTGATTTCAAATCCGAATCTGCCTGGTAAAGGAGTGCCAGCCCCTTTTCCAACTGTTCCAGGCTGAAGTTCTTTGCCTGGTTCTGGTATTCGAGAATAAATCCAGAATAAGTTCTTAAGGTATGAGCCAGATTATATATATTCTGGTCTTTTGAGGCTTTCACCTGGTACATCTTCAGAAAATGGTCACCCAGTCGGTAGTTTATGCTGGTTTCCCTTTCTTTGGAAAGGGAGAGGTCTTTCAAGATCTTTAAAGCCTGGGAGAGGTTTTTCCCCACTATTGCCTGGGCTAACTGGGATATGTTCTCAGCTTTAGTATAACCAACTACGGTCTCGACATCCTCTAAGTTTATTGACTCCCGTTCTTTAACATAAAGAGATAACTTCTCCAGCTCATTTGACAGCTCATACAGGTTATTTCCCACTGCTTCCTGCAGGAAATTAATCCCCTCTGAGGTTATTTTTTTACCATAGGTATTGACTCTTTCCCTAATCCAGTCTGATGCTTCCTCCGGGTCGAGTGCAGAAAATTCAACTTCGGCTGCGAGCTTCTTTAAACTCTGATAGAATTTCAAGCGGTTATCAACTGTATTCGAAAATAAAACCAGGCAGGTTGTCGGGGGAACATGGGGGAGGTATTTTAAAAGCTCATCCTTCTGAATAGGGTGAAGTTTCTGGCTCTCGTAAACTACCACCATTCTTTTTTTGGAGCCGAAGGGAAGGGTAGCACAAAGGTTTATGATCTCCTCTGCCTTGACTCCTCTGGCCTGGAGAAAATCTAAATTGAAGCTCTTCAGAGATGGCTCAATCAAAAGCTCTATCAATTTCTCAGTGGCTTCTCGCTTGAGAAAATCCTCTTCGCCGGAAAAGTGATAAAGAGTAGCTATCTTTCCTTTTTCGATCTGGCTTAGGAATTCAGTGTATTTCATATTTTCCAAGTTAGCAAAATTGATTTAGTCTGTCAACATTTTCCTCTTTAAACCAATGACTAATGACAGATGAAAGATGACAGATAAAAAAATAATGACTGATAGCGGATGTCGAATAACGAATAAAGGAAAATCTTTCTGTAGGGACAGGGCTTGTCCCTGTCCTAACTCTAATGCGGACAGCCACAAGGGCTGTCCCTACGTCAACGACTCCTGACTCAAATTTACCATTTCTATGAGTTAAGCAACAGCCCCCAGGGGGTCTACCCTACAAAAAAACGTCAGGGATAAACCCTGACGTTGTACTTTCCCTACCCTAACCCCTATCTTTTTTAAATTATGGCTGGATTATCATTCCTGGGAATCCAGTTAAGCACGTAAGGAATTTTCCTTTTATATCCCAGCGCCATATTGCGATAAGGCTCCAATTCTTTGGTACAATGCATCTGCATATTGACCTGATGGACCACGGTGAAACTGTCACCGTAAATCTCAATCCTTCTGCTCTTGAACAGGTTCGGGTTCTGCTCGATAAATTCCAGAAGGGCTAAAAGGCTGGCATATTCACATTCAGCCGGAGTGCCTTTAAACTGTGCCCGGAAGATGAATCCTAAATCTGGTATGGCGAAGGACAACACTCCATTGAATCTTTCTTTTACCTCTATTTCCCTGATCGTTCCGTAAAAGAAGCATTCCATATTTCCTCCCTACGGGTCGTAAAGCTCTTAACGACCTTTGCCATTTGCCAAAATTACTCTACTGCAAAACCTATGCCTGTTAAGAGGTGATAGGTTGTAGGTTGTAGGTGATAGGGAAGATGCTGAAAAGATGACCAGCAAAGGTCAAAGCATTTTATAATTCCCTGATTTTGAGCGGGATATGAAAAGCAGCGAAAAAATCGGGAGTATTGCAATTTGCAATAACAGGTTGGTGGCGATGATCTCGAGATAAAGGAAATCAACTGGAAAGATTTTTTATGCAAGCAGATTCATACTTGGTGCAATCTCTTACATAGACGTTTCATGGAGAATAGTGGGGCTGGGAGCCCCGCCTACGACCGGCTTACATTAAAGTTTTTTATGACAGACACATGTGATAATGGGATCTCGTAGGGCGGGCACCTTTGCCCGCCAGATATTCCAGTTCTCGACAAATCAGACCCTTTCAAACGGGTCGAAAAGCTTTTTATATTCCTGAAGCGCGAACCTATCCGTCATTCCGGCTATATAATCACAGATCACCTGCATCTTTTCGGTCTCTTTGAAATTCTTTCGGGTATGGGGTGGAAGCTGATCCGGATTACT is from Candidatus Zixiibacteriota bacterium and encodes:
- a CDS encoding DUF5668 domain-containing protein; the encoded protein is MTVSRIRNGVILLSVGIVLLLNNLDYVDWSVWVSILSLWPVLLIAIGIEKIFARTSLSFLAYLSPILLLIAILGPAYYFYNNERDNITYEGKRFRWEKEMVPAVKKGFATFDFKAGTLKTNASQDKLALAELDYWRRVPLCFYNYSDKDSIVRLEIKDQDHFWRGWFKPGIKSRHQWDVFLSDKIPWDLEIENSVMNGDLDFSGLILENLSVNLDASSLKIKLGNKSRNLKVKIDSDVSRLELLLPKDAGLKIENRSSLSSTNFEDISVNHERKSYWTSNYDSSPSKIEISIHGDVSSLKVIGY
- a CDS encoding PspC domain-containing protein, translated to MDKKLYRSTKNSTIAGVCGGIGEYLNIDPTIVRLFAVLLIFAEGIGIILYLIAWIIMPRAEAVEGETVSQKESETKKYLPGLILIGVGILFLLNNFIPWFHFHFIWPVILIILGLFLLIRA
- a CDS encoding protein-L-isoaspartate(D-aspartate) O-methyltransferase, with amino-acid sequence MQEKRDWMVKTQIESRGVKDPLVLKAMRKVPRHLFVPKSYQEEAYADEPLPIGEGQTISQPYIVALMTELLGLKGEEKVLEIGTGSGYQAAILAEIAKEVYSIEIICLLAEKAESTLKELEYKNITVKCGDGYQGWKEHSPFDGIIVTAAPDHIPQPLVDQLKIGGRLVIPVGELFQELILVTKTEKGIKKENVIPVRFVPMTGEAEKK
- a CDS encoding VIT and VWA domain-containing protein, with translation MAQTTVDQVFRNDYPRDLEGTYIFPLPLDASISKFSMFIGGEELKGEILDRDRARRIYEDIVRRRKDPALLEYYNQGMFRARVYPIPAHGETRIKLGYSQVLKSENNLCEYKYSLSTEKFSQNPLENVQIDLVINSDIPIKNVYSPTQDIKIDKESDHRVKVSYFEENARPNKDFVLYYSLSDKEVGFNLLSYQDKKEGNFFMALFSPKIQRPDRFIRKRVVFILDTSGSMQGKKIEQAKNALIFCLNSLNPGDSFNLIDFDDQVKPFRERLLPATRENINSGIKFIRNCEADGGTDINSALLEGLKNLNPEDKTSYIVFLTDGLPTVGLTDIKRILENVKERNISNRIFVFGVGFDVNTHFLDRLAQENHATSDYVTPNEDIEVKVSNFFKKISNPILSELSLKFPGVKTFELYPKELPDLFSGSQVLVLGKYEGEGSSSAFLSGYAGEKKQTYSYQVNFSPEEKNSFIPRLWATRRIGYLVDQMRLYGQSTELIDEIVRLSKRYGIITQYTSFLVDADRPITVTAERPIIKKGVTAALRTETGSGAVYQSKNLLGMQSALKAPEAYIDHSGKDRKVSQIIQAGNKTFFKEGNLWVDSQYDSTLKIIKIQRFSPAYFELAKRFPEFEKYLSLGERVIFVHKDKMIEISELGEEKTEILNQL
- a CDS encoding zf-HC2 domain-containing protein — protein: MKCKDFDKLIHLYFDGELDAGESKEIEEHLLTCQNCAAKLQELKKLEESAKGVRLPELSPDYWKTFAERVRNEIILRRRKSIWSRLKSGWESFFFYSPVKLRIAAGIASILLVFIIGKLYWDYKGKELERVRSERIEKALSIPVQQKPELQTPAVKESLQTKKPAKETTFVKPKPPIAEQKALQISTPSESISSVQAEKNAELQAPSESVISLAGEKAQGEKEKGAGESKTSELKKSITVTAERPKIEKGVTANLRTVNQAEMAMKPPSLPETILYVQKSPEDKRTAVTTTLRAPAAAKRDEGLYPAESVRYYKVDTEWVRALTDKDTLVEADTLKKVISSWKEYFEKKPVSEWTPEGFSQIKVAYELLFLKTSDEPLRQAGIKLLNQYKDSVTDQKMKDELTKNIFELEALKKK
- a CDS encoding sigma-70 family RNA polymerase sigma factor, with the translated sequence MVEKKFKTGAEETEDKLIARAKKGDIYSFERLVERYQKKFYYLALRMTRSHEAADDLAQESFIKAFYSLKSFKEGHSFCAWVYKICMNLTINYLKRQKFTISESQLPQGSLELVEDTGKADASEQLVRDELARKIENEIDHLPAEFRAVFILKTYEELSYEEIANTLKISKGTVMSRLFRARERLQKSLKGYL
- the holA gene encoding DNA polymerase III subunit delta, with product MKYTEFLSQIEKGKIATLYHFSGEEDFLKREATEKLIELLIEPSLKSFNLDFLQARGVKAEEIINLCATLPFGSKKRMVVVYESQKLHPIQKDELLKYLPHVPPTTCLVLFSNTVDNRLKFYQSLKKLAAEVEFSALDPEEASDWIRERVNTYGKKITSEGINFLQEAVGNNLYELSNELEKLSLYVKERESINLEDVETVVGYTKAENISQLAQAIVGKNLSQALKILKDLSLSKERETSINYRLGDHFLKMYQVKASKDQNIYNLAHTLRTYSGFILEYQNQAKNFSLEQLEKGLALLYQADSDLKSGKMPEKLLLELLVYELCRL